A genomic segment from Actinomycetes bacterium encodes:
- a CDS encoding SDR family oxidoreductase has product MILVAGGTGTLGAQVARLLIDRGQSVRALTRDPARAGQLPDTVQTLAGDLRDPTAVAAAVRGCATVISAVHGFVGPGKPSPESIDRDGNRALIQAAAAAGVEHMVLVSVLGAAQDHPMSLHRAKHAAEQALQASGLAWTVIRPAAYLETWKAIIGAKVADNGQTLVFGPGRNPINFVSAQDVAAVVDLAVHDQSLRGQVLEVAGPENLSFTQLAEWLITASGKPGRIKHIPLPMLRAMSLLARPVSPVFARQAQAAVVMNTTDMTVEVSAIRDRFPTIPATTLDDVLRRQPPLQLPGARGDAPNRSN; this is encoded by the coding sequence ATGATCTTGGTGGCCGGCGGGACCGGCACGCTGGGCGCCCAGGTAGCCCGGCTACTCATCGATCGGGGCCAGTCCGTTCGGGCGCTCACCCGTGACCCGGCCCGCGCAGGGCAGCTGCCCGACACGGTCCAGACCCTCGCCGGGGATCTGCGGGACCCGACCGCGGTGGCCGCGGCGGTCCGCGGGTGCGCGACGGTGATCTCGGCGGTGCACGGGTTCGTGGGCCCCGGCAAGCCCAGCCCCGAGTCGATCGACCGCGACGGCAACCGCGCCCTGATCCAGGCGGCGGCCGCCGCCGGCGTGGAGCACATGGTGCTGGTGTCGGTGCTGGGCGCGGCCCAGGACCATCCGATGTCGCTGCACCGCGCCAAGCACGCCGCCGAACAGGCACTGCAAGCCAGCGGGCTGGCGTGGACGGTCATCCGGCCCGCCGCCTACCTGGAGACCTGGAAGGCGATCATCGGCGCCAAGGTCGCCGACAACGGCCAGACCCTGGTCTTCGGCCCTGGACGCAACCCCATCAACTTCGTCTCCGCCCAGGACGTCGCCGCCGTCGTCGACCTCGCCGTCCACGACCAGTCGCTACGCGGCCAGGTCCTGGAGGTCGCCGGCCCCGAGAACCTCTCCTTCACCCAGCTCGCCGAGTGGCTCATCACCGCCAGCGGCAAACCCGGCCGCATCAAGCACATCCCGCTGCCGATGCTGCGCGCGATGTCGCTGCTGGCGCGACCCGTCTCCCCGGTGTTCGCCCGGCAAGCCCAAGCCGCGGTCGTCATGAACACCACCGACATGACCGTCGAGGTGTCCGCCATCCGAGACCGGTTCCCCACCATCCCCGCGACCACCCTGGACGACGTCCTCAGACGGCAGCCGCCCCTGCAGCTGCCAGGCGCCCGCGGCGATGCCCCAAACCGCAGCAATTAG